A single genomic interval of Fructobacillus americanaquae harbors:
- a CDS encoding TIGR01457 family HAD-type hydrolase translates to MPKYNAYLIDLDGTIYHGKQPIPAAKRFIERLQTAQIPYLFVTNNSTKTAKDVADNLTINHGIKTTVDQVYTSAMATADYVKGLASSGQKVYLIGETGLKDALENAGIDLVPATEANVVVMGLDRNFTYQKLKEATFAIARGAKFIATNADTNLPSEEGMLPGAGSLVAALKTATGVEPTIIAKPEAPIMEGALAKLNHPDHPVMVGDNYNTDILAGIKNGLDTLLVYTGVSKPADVAKEVNQPSDFVANFDEWSVE, encoded by the coding sequence ATGCCAAAGTATAATGCTTATTTAATTGACCTTGATGGAACAATCTACCATGGCAAACAACCAATTCCAGCCGCTAAAAGATTTATTGAGCGGTTGCAAACTGCCCAAATTCCTTACCTTTTTGTCACTAATAATTCAACAAAAACAGCCAAGGATGTCGCAGATAACCTAACGATTAACCACGGTATCAAAACAACGGTTGATCAGGTCTATACCTCAGCTATGGCAACCGCTGACTATGTTAAGGGTTTAGCTAGCAGCGGGCAAAAGGTTTATCTAATTGGTGAAACTGGACTAAAAGATGCCCTCGAAAATGCCGGCATCGACCTGGTCCCCGCCACTGAAGCCAACGTTGTGGTAATGGGTCTCGACCGCAACTTTACCTACCAAAAGCTCAAAGAGGCAACTTTTGCGATTGCTCGCGGAGCAAAGTTTATTGCTACGAATGCCGATACAAACCTGCCAAGTGAAGAGGGCATGCTTCCTGGTGCCGGCTCACTTGTCGCTGCTCTCAAAACGGCAACCGGGGTCGAACCGACTATTATTGCTAAGCCAGAAGCTCCAATTATGGAAGGTGCTCTGGCTAAGCTTAATCATCCCGACCATCCCGTCATGGTTGGCGATAACTATAATACGGATATCCTTGCCGGTATCAAAAACGGGCTCGATACTCTTCTAGTCTACACCGGCGTTTCTAAGCCAGCCGATGTGGCCAAAGAAGTCAACCAACCATCTGATTTTGTCGCTAACTTTGATGAATGGTCTGTTGAATAA
- a CDS encoding DUF2075 domain-containing protein produces MEKQENDNLKSFDIDHLSTSQSDILATLQDYLVQGLQAPGHHVAVIEGAAGTGKSVLLTKLFKNIGAGIKDEHSPYKGLKTVFTVNHPELLKVYQEMGARYQNLYKKDYVRPTSLINGGHKTDSRYDVVLIDEGHLLLSKREPYIRFFQDNQLTEIIKLAKVVVVVFDFQQVIQGKMFWNQKLLNQVLAPYDHRIFPMDFQYRMEVNAPVSSWIDDFVTGKLTPLPADLGNYDLRIFKRADVLLKTIKARNQEVGLARVLATTGFQRRSDGAHHVVLDGFDLPWDEFDAQVKTWPNRPESINQVGSIYTVQGFDLNYAGVLLSPAFEYDEESDRMVVNPAKVTHKEIYKKNPNLTDADAIAQAKIDFMYNALNILAKRGKKGLYLKAADPALNARLLALQNKAK; encoded by the coding sequence ATGGAAAAACAGGAAAATGACAACTTAAAGTCTTTTGATATTGATCACTTGAGTACGAGTCAAAGCGACATTCTTGCTACTTTACAAGACTATCTCGTTCAAGGCTTACAAGCACCTGGTCATCATGTAGCGGTGATTGAAGGCGCAGCAGGGACGGGAAAAAGCGTTTTACTGACAAAGCTTTTTAAGAATATTGGAGCGGGGATAAAAGATGAACACAGCCCTTATAAAGGGTTAAAAACGGTATTTACCGTTAATCATCCAGAACTTTTAAAGGTTTACCAGGAAATGGGCGCGCGTTATCAAAATCTTTATAAAAAAGATTATGTTCGGCCTACATCACTCATTAATGGGGGACACAAGACGGATAGTCGCTATGATGTTGTTTTGATCGACGAGGGCCACCTCCTACTAAGTAAGAGAGAGCCCTATATTCGTTTTTTTCAAGACAATCAGTTAACCGAAATTATTAAATTGGCGAAAGTTGTCGTGGTTGTTTTTGACTTTCAGCAGGTTATTCAGGGTAAGATGTTTTGGAACCAAAAACTGTTAAATCAGGTCTTAGCCCCCTATGATCATCGGATTTTTCCAATGGATTTTCAATATCGAATGGAAGTCAACGCCCCTGTTTCCTCGTGGATTGATGACTTTGTTACAGGCAAGCTCACACCTTTGCCAGCTGATCTAGGAAATTACGATCTGCGAATTTTTAAACGAGCAGATGTCCTCTTGAAAACGATCAAGGCCCGCAACCAAGAAGTTGGCTTAGCCCGAGTACTGGCAACAACTGGGTTTCAACGCCGGTCTGATGGCGCCCACCACGTTGTTTTAGACGGTTTTGATTTACCATGGGACGAGTTTGATGCGCAAGTCAAAACGTGGCCAAACCGACCTGAATCAATTAACCAGGTGGGATCGATTTATACTGTCCAGGGTTTTGATTTAAATTATGCTGGGGTTTTGCTGAGCCCGGCATTTGAGTACGATGAAGAAAGTGACCGGATGGTAGTTAATCCAGCAAAGGTTACGCATAAAGAAATTTATAAAAAGAATCCCAATTTGACAGATGCAGATGCCATTGCTCAGGCTAAAATTGATTTTATGTACAATGCTTTAAATATTTTAGCTAAGCGTGGTAAAAAAGGGTTGTATCTAAAGGCAGCTGACCCAGCCCTTAACGCACGTTTGCTGGCCTTACAAAATAAAGCAAAATAA